Proteins encoded by one window of Carassius auratus strain Wakin chromosome 24, ASM336829v1, whole genome shotgun sequence:
- the LOC113042162 gene encoding rho GTPase-activating protein 21-like isoform X1: protein MLTQRNGACTDCVLVGKDGSEQMDVPGCSCTIGDCPWDCLTGVDGCLSDTSCLWFQLLARAYWGDVELGLWEAQKSVSWQKLKKTSPSNCMRSWAKQKDGCEHSEASALSPAAEEENFSWPGPKTLHLRRTSHGFGFTLRHFIVYPPESAVQSSLKDEDNSSRGKQRNRLEPMDTIFVKQVKEDGPAHGAGLCTGDRIVKVNGESIIGKTYSQVIALIQNSDTSLELCVMPKDEDILQLFSRDITALAYSQDAYLKGNEAYSGNAQNIPEPPPICYPWIEPNALAMAQVSEPSRSAETSCGTRQGVNRCYKPDIGCRIDIPVSSLTTSQTPLIPNTQTVVRVFNENVRTMVASPESTDRITHVAWAGPSHRKEDNQYADSTDPSFNRSSDHVTVSPTGAAKSQHKPNRTGEPTCFADTTPRTSQTCIDTKPISSYRHTLTTTAETFPSATSPTPYTPSPPPATPSPCSPHQNIDWRNYTTYKEYIDNKRIYMYGSRTIQERLDSLRAASRSSTVEYSKQKSASTTATPSRGFSGSQLRRRSASHDRSYQVSSALPMRSASQERLGGADRAGLTGNWPRSASQDALPSAPIGILKPRAYSCSYLSRQNENAPSSLDRQACCRTETDEWMLVHRGDEARASRQSSSLRMAPHRTQGVFNTDRRGGSYPGLPITPHFSRGTDSFLTSRSESLGNTSAPSITRPTLLPAKNYVSDPSTAAASYIASALASIQGHISGSSSTGPVKDQRTPLTANHMPHNAKQLQPRGRSDSLQDPIRELARGGRSSSCSAASKPHRTKQGGSKPRFTSNGTVPPQPMCTEPQPQANEKTAEGIEGPDATVVVVRREKSGSQPIRHPSYILAVNETERGAETLVESNTRWVPSDTQRQMHMRKLEDQCKTSFSSNLDDSLDSIPFIDEPSSSSNDHDTTHIPASAVISNKPIITTNPPSPTSPSPVIRRQLSHDQDSLRLTILESDSGTKTERSRSFDEGLDNYREERGRSIKHTHGFKGLRKAVDRSSEDSGSRRDSTSDVFTDATKEGPLHFRQLNSDKGKRVSGSMRSWKQIYAVLRGHCLYLYKDKRDGQTNVNSHIEEEPLPVSIKACLIDISYSDTKRKNVLRLTTSDCEYLFQAEDREEMLSWIRVIQENSNLDDENVTVTSTDLINRKIKEYNTLMSPPSSKTEPSPRASRQSLSIRQTLLGGKGENKATSPHSPNKDHDRKAMHKDETSPPKDKGTWRKGIPGLMRKPFEKKSSHGITFGVRLDDCPPAQTNRFVPLIVEVCCKLVEERGLEYTGIYRVPGNNAAISIMQEELNNKGMDDIDVQDDKWKDLNVISSLLKSFFRKLPEPLFTNERYGDFIDANRIEDPVERLKVLKRLLHELPDHHYETLKFLSAHLKTVAENSEKNKMEPRNLAIVFGPTLVRTSEDNMTHMVTHMPDQYKIVETLIQHYDWFFTEEGDQEPTTTVQEESAVESQPVPNIDHLLTNIGRTGTSPGEVSDSPTSDSAKSKGSWGSGKDHCSREFLQPRVSSIFAAANRKRKKHKEKLQPSSSDDDLDTLFTKNDNLTQKQNKEEVAGRSSPCGRIVGEKKNAVSEESTPKNKKEHRNSFFMKDKPSSALSPSPKLSYSPGFNRRTNRSTLSDPFSQLDETTSDLGTMSSGASVPRTRPRKWGTTSPAPEQSPAPGGAFLTAEVSSITSDYSTTSSTTFLTGVESITLSPEVQSVAESRGGDEADDERSELISEGRPMETDSESDFPMFSPGIAGLGIPSTEDAGNSTPKLACRLLPSHKLIECDSLTRRRSLRQKTDSDSSVEAGAGGTNQGVSKNESNRLSRVLEVMKRGRSTGSLSGSLRTESDRVEPAWHLKITERLRSRLRASADDMFGVGTQKTRSTETRGKKKGIRRRHTMGGQQDFAELDIIHDWREQGGVDQGAEMSSVEHLRSKFDSQDVSIRDWIAHEHHRTEGSQASLELKSQDGIETEMEEAQAGNAERLTPSASPCPQSSSEQVNGGASKGKSRNSLNSGADAHPQKLSGAQVVRSRFYQYL, encoded by the exons GGGATCGTATTGTAAAAGTCAATGGAGAAAGCATCATCGGGAAAACGTATTCTCAAGTAATTGCCCTTATTCAGAACAG TGACACATCTCTGGAGCTCTGCGTGATGCCAAAAGATGAAGACATTTTACAGCTG TTCTCCAGGGATATCACAGCTCTG GCCTATTCTCAAGATGCATACCTCAAAGGAAACGAGGCATATAGTGGAAATGCCCAGAACATCCCTGAGCCACCCCCAATATGTTACCCATGGATAGAGCCAAATGCCTTGGCCATGGCACAGGTGTCAGAGCCTTCACGCTCTGCTGAGACTTCATGTGGAACCAGACAAGGAGTAAATCGATGCTATAAGCCGGACATAGGTTGCCGCATTGATATCCCTGTTTCTTCCCTTACCACATCCCAAACTCCACTGATCCCCAACACCCAAACTGTTGTGCGTGTATTTAACGAAAATGTTAGGACAATGGTAGCATCACCTGAATCCACAGACCGAATTACACATGTGGCCTGGGCTGGTCCCAGCCACAGGAAGGAGGACAACCAGTATGCGGATTCAACAGACCCAAGCTTTAACAGGTCCAGTGACCATGTCACTGTATCTCCAACTGGGGCAGCAAAATCACAACACAAACCCAACAGAACTGGAGAACCCACATGTTTTGCTGACACTACCCCCAGAACGTCACAGACTTGCATAGATACAAAGCCTATATCTTCCTACAGACATACTCTAACCACAACAGCAGAAACCTTCCCATCAGCAACCTCTCCCACCCCTTACACACCCTCCCCTCCACCTGCCACCCCCTCACCGTGTTCTCCACACCAGAACATTGACTGGAGAAACTACACCACCTACAAGGAATACATTGACAACAAACGGATTTACATGTATGGCTCCCGGACTATTCAGGAGCGCCTGGACAGTTTGAGAGCCGCATCCAGATCCAGTACAGTTGAATACAGCAAGCAGAAGAGTGCATCAACAACAGCTACACCCTCACGGGGCTTTTCTGGATCACAGCTTAGACGAAGGAGTGCCTCACATGATCGGAGTTATCAGGTATCCAGTGCGCTGCCAATGCGTAGCGCCTCTCAAGAGAGGCTTGGTGGTGCTGATCGGGCTGGTCTAACAGGGAATTGGCCTCGTAGTGCTTCCCAGGATGCCCTCCCATCAGCCCCTATAGGTATCCTGAAACCCAGAGCATATTCTTGCAGCTACCTAAGCAGACAGAATGAAAATGCACCATCCTCACTAGATAGGCAAGCATGCTGCAGAACTGAGACAGACGAGTGGATGCTCGTGCACAGAGGGGATGAGGCAAGAGCAAGCAGGCAGTCTTCTTCCTTACGCATGGCGCCTCACAGAACACAGGGTGTATTTAACACAGACAGACGAGGGGGTAGTTACCCAGGGTTGCCCATCACCCCTCATTTTAGTAGAGGTACAGATTCTTTCCTCACTTCCAGATCTGAAAGCCTGGGTAATACCTCTGCACCTTCCATAACCAGACCCACACTGTTACCTGCAAAAAATTATGTCTCAGACCCTTCCACTGCTGCTGCTTCTTATATAGCTTCTGCATTGGCTTCAATACAAGGCCACATCAGTGGTAGCTCCAGCACAGGCCCTGTCAAAGACCAAAGAACACCTCTCACTGCCAACCACATGCCCCACAATGCAAAGCAGTTGCAGCCCAGGGGGCGGTCTGACAGCCTTCAGGATCCCATCAGAGAACTAGCCCGCGGTGGTCGCTCTTCTTCTTGTTCTGCCGCCTCTAAACCCCATAGAACAAAGCAGGGTGGATCCAAGCCCAGATTCACCAGTAATGGAACAGTTCCTCCGCAACCTATGTGCACAGAACCACAACCCCAAGCCAATGAGAAGACAGCGGAAGGTATCGAGGGCCCAGATGCCACTGTAGTTGTGGTTCGAAGGGAGAAGTCTGGATCTCAACCTATCCGCCATCCTTCCTACATTCTTGCAGTGAATGAGACGGAGAGAGGGGCTGAAACACTTGTAGAATCCAACACACGTTGGGTTCCCAGTGATACCCAACGACAAATGCACATGAGGAAGCTAGAAGACCAGTGTAAAACCTCTTTTTCAAGCAACCTTGATGACTCACTGGACTCCATTCCCTTCATTG ATGAGCCGTCAAGCTCCAGTAACGACCATGACACCACACACATTCCTGCATCTGCTGTGATTTCCAACAAGCCTATAATCACCACCAACCCACCCAGTCCAACTTCCCCTTCTCCCGTAATACGCCGACAGCTGTCCCACGACCAGG ATTCCTTACGACTCACAATTTTGGAATCAGATTCTGGAACTAAAACGGAACGTTCCAGGTCCTTCGATGAGGGCTTGGATAACTACAGAGAAGAGAGAGG GCGGTCGATTAAACACACCCATGGATTCAAGGGACTTAGAAAG GCGGTTGACAGATCCTCTGAGGACTCTGGCTCTAGGAGAGACTCTACTTCAGATGTCTTCACTGATGCCACAAAAGAGGGTCCACTTCATTTCCGGCAGCTCAACTCAGATAAGGGAAAG CGTGTTAGCGGTAGCATGCGGTCGTGGAAGCAGATCTACGCTGTGCTTCGTGGCCACTGCCTTTACCTGTACAAGGACAAGAGGGACGGACAAACCAATGTCAACTCCCATATTGAAGAAGAGCCTCTGCCGGTCAGCATCAAAGCCTGTCTGATTGACATCTCCTACAGTGACACGAAGCGGAAGAACGTACTTCGGCTGACAACGTCAGACTGTGAATACCTGTTCCAGGCGGAAGACCGCGAGGAAATGCTGTCCTGGATCCGGGTCATTCAAGAGAACAGCAACTTGGACGACGAG AATGTTACTGTAACTAGCACAGACCTCATCAACCGGAAAATAAAGGAGTACAACACTCTAATGAG TCCACCCAGCAGTAAGACAGAACCCTCACCCAGAGCGTCCCGTCAGTCCCTGAGCATCAGGCAGACGTTACTGGGCGGTAAAGGGGAGAATAAAGCTACAAGCCCTCACTCACCAAACAAGGACCACGACAGGAAAGCCATGCACAAAG ATGAAACCAGTCCACCGAAAGATAAGGGCACATGGAGGAAGGGCATCCCTGGACTCATGAGAAAGCCATTTGAGAAGAAATCGTCTCATGGAATCACATTTGGAGTAAGACTAGATGACTGCCCTCCGGCTCAGACCAACAGA tttGTTCCTCTGATAGTTGAAGTGTGCTGCAAGCTTGTGGAAGAACGAGGACTGGAATACACTGGCATTTACAGAGTGCCAGGAAATAATGCCGCCATCTCCATTATGCAGGAAGAGCTCAATAACAAGGGCATGGACGACATCGATGTTCAGGATGAT AAATGGAAGGACTTGAATGTGATCAGCAGTTTACTCAAATCCTTCTTCAGAAAACTTCCTGAACCTCTCTTCACTAACG AGAGATATGGAGACTTTATTGATGCCAACAGAATAGAGGATCCTGTAGAGAGACTCAAAGTGCTCAAAAGACTG CTTCACGAGTTGCCTGATCACCATTACGAAACACTGAAGTTCCTCTCGGCACATCTCAAAACTGTGGCAGAAAACTCGGAAAAGAACAAG ATGGAGCCACGGAATCTGGCTATTGTGTTTGGCCCAACACTGGTGAGAACATCTGAAGACAATATGACTCACATGGTGACGCACATGCCAGACCAGTACAAGATCGTAGAAACGCTCATTCAGCAT TACGACTGGTTCTTCACTGAGGAGGGTGACCAGGAACCTACG ACTACGGTCCAGGAGGAGAGTGCTGTGGAGTCCCAGCCTGTGCCTAACATTGACCACCTCCTGACCAACATCGGCCGGACAGGCACCTCTCCAGGGGAAGTGTCAG ATTCACCAACCAGTGACTCTGCTAAATCTAAG GGCTCCTGGGGATCAGGGAAGGACCACTGCAGCCGCGAGTTCCTTCAGCCACGAGTCTCCTCCATTTTTGCTGCGGCCAACCGCAAACGAAAGAAGCACAAGGAGAAGCTGCAACCCAGCAGCTCTGATGATGACCTTGATACCTTGTTCACCAAGAATGATAACCTAACTCAAAAGCAGAACAAGGAGGAGGTGGCAGGCAGGTCCAGCCCCTGCGGAAGAATTGTTGGAGAGAAGAAGAACGCCGTAAGTGAAGAGTCAACACCGAAGAACAAGAAGGAGCACAGAAACTCTTTCTTTATGAAAGACAAACCCTCTTCAGCTCTCTCCCCCTCGCCCAAGCTCTCATATTCACCTGGTTTCAACCGCCGCACCAACAGATCCACCCTCTCAGATCCTTTCTCACAGTTAGATGAGACCACCTCAGACTTGGGTACCATGAGTTCTGGAGCCTCCGTACCCAGAACCAGACCTCGCAAATGGGGCACAACATCACCGGCCCCTGAGCAATCACCTGCTCCTGGGGGGGCTTTTCTAACTGCCGAGGTGAGCTCTATTACGTCGGACTACTCGACCACTTCCTCTACCACCTTTCTGACAGGAGTGGAGTCCATCACATTAAGTCCAGAGGTGCAGTCTGTGGCAGAAAGCCGGGGAGGAGATGAAGCAGATGATGAGCGCAGTGAGCTCATCAGTGAGGGACGGCCGATGGAAACCGACAGTGAGAGCGACTTCCCAATGTTTAGCCCTGGCATCGCTGGACTAGGCATACCGTCCACAGAAGATGCCGGCAACAGCACACCCAAACTGGCTTGCCGCTTGCTGCCCTCCCATAAGCTCATAGAATGTGACTCTCTGACCAGGAGGCGATCCCTCCGACAAAAGACGGACAGCGATTCATCTGTGGAGGCCGGGGCTGGTGGCACCAATCAAGGGGTCAGCAAGAATGAATCAAACAGACTATCTCGAGTTCTGGAGGTGATGAAGAGAGGCCGTTCCACTGGCAGCCTTAGTGGCTCTTTGCGTACTGAATCGGATCGCGTTGAGCCAGCGTGGCATCTTAAAATCACAGAGAGACTCAGGTCCCGTCTACGTGCCTCTGCTGATGACATGTTCGGTGTTGGCACGCAAAAGACCCGCTCTACGGAGACACGTGGAAAGAAAAAGGGCATCCGTCGACGGCATACTATGGGTGGCCAGCAGGATTTCGCTGAACTAGATATCATTCATGATTGGAGGGAACAGGGCGGGGTGGACCAGGGTGCTGAAATGTCTTCTGTGGAGCACCTCAGATCTAAGTTCGACTCTCAGGACGTGTCTATCCGGGACTGGATTGCTCATGAGCATCATCGAACTGAGGGCTCCCAGGCCAGTCTAGAGTTGAAAAGTCAAGATGGGATAGAGACTGAAATGGAAGAGGCCCAAGCAGGAAATGCTGAGCGACTGACTCCCTCTGCTTCCCCATGTCCCCAGTCCAGCTCTGAACAAGTAAACGGAGGCGCGTCAAAGGGCAAATCCAGAAACAGTTTGAATTCTGGAGCTGATGCTCATCCACAAAAATTGTCAGGAGCTCAAGTGGTGCGCTCACGATTCTACCAATATCTTTGA